A part of Drosophila ananassae strain 14024-0371.13 chromosome 2R, ASM1763931v2, whole genome shotgun sequence genomic DNA contains:
- the LOC6506092 gene encoding ADP-ribosylation factor GTPase-activating protein 2 isoform X2, whose translation MATQTTGPTKQEIESVFTRLRAQPANKSCFDCAAKAPTWSSVTYGIFICIDCSAVHRNLGVHLTFVRSTNLDTNWTWLQLRQMQLGGNANAAQFFRSHNCTNTDAQVKYNSRAAQLYRDKLSSQAQQAIKVHGTKEEQKPIPALIKDSEPQLGSGPTVDLLNSFVPTAVPSTIGVRKIQPKKGGLGARKVGGLGATKVKANFADIEARANAANEMKTSAAPASQPDKLKTAEEEVETVASMRLAYQELSLQKTREEAKLKSMDPAKAKQMERLGMGFSLRGSDVAHSAIGDMETIQQTVAPKNKLSSLENDSFFTDYSLYGNSPAASGNGGVGGSSDKRESIETSSSKLDKFELDALGYETIEPIGGTHGNITSMFSSNYDSEKPKSSPPAKSSSGSASSVSQTTGKNKNSSNDPVIAQQKFGNSKGFGSDQYFASEQSAADISANLNRFQGSRAISSSDYFGDGSPAGSSGSRGGYSPSVNFSAPDLDVESVKESVRQGVHKVAGRLSNLANDVMTSWQDKYGY comes from the exons ATGGCCACTCAAACTACGGGACCCACCAAGCAGGAGATTGAGTCTGTCTTTACTCGCCTGCGCGCCCAGCCAGCCAATAAG TCCTGCTTCGACTGCGCGGCCAAAGCACCCACCTGGTCCTCTGTCACCTATGGCATCTTTATTTGCATCGATTGCTCGGCTGTGCACCGCAATCTGGGTGTTCACCTGACCTTCGTGCGCAGCACCAACTTGGATACTAACTGGACGTGGCTGCAGTTGCGCCAGATGCAGTTGGGTGGCAACGCCAACGCGGCTCAGTTCTTCAGGTCACACAACTGCACCAACACCGACGCTCAAGTCAAGTATAACTCGCGAGCAGCTCAACTCTATCGGGACAAACTAAGCAGCCAGGCCCAACAAGCTATAAAGGTTCACGGCACCAAG GAGGAACAAAAGCCAATTCCAGCTTTAATCAAAGATTCTGAACCACAATTGGGAAGTGGCCCCACCGTAGATCTTCTTAATTCGTTCGTACCGACAGCAGTTCCCTCCACAATAGGCGTACGCAAGATCCAGCCCAAGAAAGGAGGA CTAGGTGCTCGAAAGGTGGGAGGTCTTGGAGCCACCAAGGTGAAAGCTAACTTCGCGGATATAGAGGCACGTGCTAATGCGGCTAATGAGATGAAGACGTCCGCGGCCCCGGCAAGTCAACCAGATAAGCTAAAGACTGCCGAAGAGGAGGTGGAGACGGTGGCTAGCATGCGGCTGGCGTATCAAGAACTGTCCCTTCAGAAGACTCGAGAGGAGGCTAAGCTTAAGAGCATGGACCCGGCTAAAGCCAAACAGATGGAGCGTCTTGGTATGGGTTTTAGCTTGCGCGGCTCCGACGTAGCCCACTCTGCTATCGGCGACATGGAGACCATCCAGCAAACGGTCGCACCCAAAAACAAACTTTCATCGCTGGAAAATGATAGCTTCTTTACCGACTACTCCTTGTATGGCAACAGTCCTGCAGCCAGCGGCAATGGAGGCGTTGGCGGTTCTAGCGATAAGCGAGAGAGTATTGAAACTAGCTCAAGCAAACTGGACAAGTTTGAACTGGATGCTTTGGGCTACGAGACGATCGAACCTATTGGTGGAACTCATGGCAATATTACATCCATGTTTTCTAGCAATTACGACAGCGAAAAACCTAAATCTTCGCCACCGGCAAAAAGCTCCAGTGGGTCTGCATCTTCCGTTTCCCAGACCactggaaaaaacaaaaactccaGCAATGATCCCGTTATTGCACAGCAAAAGTTTGGTAACTCTAAGGGTTTTGGCTCCGACCAATACTTTGCCAGCGAGCAGTCTGCTGCTGATATAAGTGCAAATCTTAATCGCTTCCAAGGCTCACGAGCAATATCTTCATCAGATTACTTCGGCGATGGCTCTCCTGCGGGCAGTTCGGGAAGCAGGG GTGGCTATTCGCCGTCGGTCAATTTTAGTGCACCTGATTTGGATGTAGAAAGTGTGAAAGAGAGCGTACGCCAGGGTGTACATAAAGTGGCTGGACGTCTTAGCAATCTCGCCAACGACGTGATGACTTCGTGGCAAGACAAGTACGGTTACTGA
- the LOC6506092 gene encoding ADP-ribosylation factor GTPase-activating protein 2 isoform X1, whose amino-acid sequence MATQTTGPTKQEIESVFTRLRAQPANKSCFDCAAKAPTWSSVTYGIFICIDCSAVHRNLGVHLTFVRSTNLDTNWTWLQLRQMQLGGNANAAQFFRSHNCTNTDAQVKYNSRAAQLYRDKLSSQAQQAIKVHGTKLHLEQSEKSEGNESAKEEDFFSQCDHEVDFNVENNNCKKEEQKPIPALIKDSEPQLGSGPTVDLLNSFVPTAVPSTIGVRKIQPKKGGLGARKVGGLGATKVKANFADIEARANAANEMKTSAAPASQPDKLKTAEEEVETVASMRLAYQELSLQKTREEAKLKSMDPAKAKQMERLGMGFSLRGSDVAHSAIGDMETIQQTVAPKNKLSSLENDSFFTDYSLYGNSPAASGNGGVGGSSDKRESIETSSSKLDKFELDALGYETIEPIGGTHGNITSMFSSNYDSEKPKSSPPAKSSSGSASSVSQTTGKNKNSSNDPVIAQQKFGNSKGFGSDQYFASEQSAADISANLNRFQGSRAISSSDYFGDGSPAGSSGSRGGYSPSVNFSAPDLDVESVKESVRQGVHKVAGRLSNLANDVMTSWQDKYGY is encoded by the exons ATGGCCACTCAAACTACGGGACCCACCAAGCAGGAGATTGAGTCTGTCTTTACTCGCCTGCGCGCCCAGCCAGCCAATAAG TCCTGCTTCGACTGCGCGGCCAAAGCACCCACCTGGTCCTCTGTCACCTATGGCATCTTTATTTGCATCGATTGCTCGGCTGTGCACCGCAATCTGGGTGTTCACCTGACCTTCGTGCGCAGCACCAACTTGGATACTAACTGGACGTGGCTGCAGTTGCGCCAGATGCAGTTGGGTGGCAACGCCAACGCGGCTCAGTTCTTCAGGTCACACAACTGCACCAACACCGACGCTCAAGTCAAGTATAACTCGCGAGCAGCTCAACTCTATCGGGACAAACTAAGCAGCCAGGCCCAACAAGCTATAAAGGTTCACGGCACCAAG CTGCATCTGGAGCAGTCGGAGAAAAGCGAGGGTAATGAGTCTGCCAAGGAAGAAGACTTTTTCTCCCAATGCGATCACGAGGTGGACTTTAATGTGGAGAACAACAATTGCAAAAAG GAGGAACAAAAGCCAATTCCAGCTTTAATCAAAGATTCTGAACCACAATTGGGAAGTGGCCCCACCGTAGATCTTCTTAATTCGTTCGTACCGACAGCAGTTCCCTCCACAATAGGCGTACGCAAGATCCAGCCCAAGAAAGGAGGA CTAGGTGCTCGAAAGGTGGGAGGTCTTGGAGCCACCAAGGTGAAAGCTAACTTCGCGGATATAGAGGCACGTGCTAATGCGGCTAATGAGATGAAGACGTCCGCGGCCCCGGCAAGTCAACCAGATAAGCTAAAGACTGCCGAAGAGGAGGTGGAGACGGTGGCTAGCATGCGGCTGGCGTATCAAGAACTGTCCCTTCAGAAGACTCGAGAGGAGGCTAAGCTTAAGAGCATGGACCCGGCTAAAGCCAAACAGATGGAGCGTCTTGGTATGGGTTTTAGCTTGCGCGGCTCCGACGTAGCCCACTCTGCTATCGGCGACATGGAGACCATCCAGCAAACGGTCGCACCCAAAAACAAACTTTCATCGCTGGAAAATGATAGCTTCTTTACCGACTACTCCTTGTATGGCAACAGTCCTGCAGCCAGCGGCAATGGAGGCGTTGGCGGTTCTAGCGATAAGCGAGAGAGTATTGAAACTAGCTCAAGCAAACTGGACAAGTTTGAACTGGATGCTTTGGGCTACGAGACGATCGAACCTATTGGTGGAACTCATGGCAATATTACATCCATGTTTTCTAGCAATTACGACAGCGAAAAACCTAAATCTTCGCCACCGGCAAAAAGCTCCAGTGGGTCTGCATCTTCCGTTTCCCAGACCactggaaaaaacaaaaactccaGCAATGATCCCGTTATTGCACAGCAAAAGTTTGGTAACTCTAAGGGTTTTGGCTCCGACCAATACTTTGCCAGCGAGCAGTCTGCTGCTGATATAAGTGCAAATCTTAATCGCTTCCAAGGCTCACGAGCAATATCTTCATCAGATTACTTCGGCGATGGCTCTCCTGCGGGCAGTTCGGGAAGCAGGG GTGGCTATTCGCCGTCGGTCAATTTTAGTGCACCTGATTTGGATGTAGAAAGTGTGAAAGAGAGCGTACGCCAGGGTGTACATAAAGTGGCTGGACGTCTTAGCAATCTCGCCAACGACGTGATGACTTCGTGGCAAGACAAGTACGGTTACTGA
- the LOC6493858 gene encoding magnetosome-associated protein MamJ isoform X2: MKFSTALALLVIAGIAATGDALPARKNRQYLIPGMVYYQQPAAAEWYGSAPQQRIMYMQYVQPGRTHARSTQAASALVAGETVATGTYLRESEVSAEAVQADDTLTAAGAHSATSVAEAYPDSEPVVQVSINADVAPQVETEAEPAPESNPSENDDASKVPRDLVFNDEEVAAAVPAPGPVADEESIVAPVAVESELPAPIAPVASVVPANRYLPAKKKVIVELDQSPEEDEEPQAAAFEDEQEVENAVSDDVEEDEEELSVPVKPVNPVRVPNARRPAVKKPVKAAPAGGKPAKKPAAPLPAGTFFPIDFGGTNGGAIAIANSFSTGEGGSATSHAIAYGSPESASRRVRPNPSKFRH, from the exons ATGAAGTTCAGTACTGCCTTGGCTCTGCTGGTGATCGCCGGCATCGCCGCCACTGGCGACGCCCTCCCGGCACGGAAGA ACCGGCAATACCTCATTCCAGGAATGGTATACTACCAGCAGCCTGCCGCCGCCGAGTGGTATGGCTCCGCCCCCCAGCAACGTATCATGTACATGCAGTACGTACAGCCAGGTCGTACCCACGCCCGCTCTACCCAAGCGGCCAGCGCGCTCGTGGCCGGCGAAACTGTCGCCACCGGAACTTACTTAAGAG AATCTGAGGTCAGTGCCGAGGCAGTTCAGGCAGATGATACCTTAACCGCTGCTGGTGCCCATAGTGCCACATCCGTTGCCGAGGCATATCCAGACTCTGAGCCCGTCGTCCAGGTTTCCATCAATGCCGACGTAGCACCACAGGTCGAAACCGAGGCTGAACCTGCCCCAGAATCGAACCCCTCAGAGAACGATGATGCCTCTAAGGTGCCCCGCGATCTTGTGTTTAATGATGAGGAAGTTGCTGCCGCTGTACCCGCTCCCGGCCCCGTTGCTGACGAGGAGTCTATTGTtgctcctgttgctgttgAGTCCGAACTGCCCGCACCTATTGCTCCAGTAGCCAGCGTAGTGCCCGCCAACCGATACCTCCCCGCCAAGAAGAAGGTAATCGTCGAGTTGGACCAGTCGCCAGAGGAGGATGAGGAGCCCCAGGCCGCGGCTTTTGAAGATGAACAAGAAGTTGAGAACGCCGTGTCTGACGATGTCGAAGAAGACGAAGAGGAGCTATCCGTTCCCGTGAAGCCAGTCAATCCCGTTCGCGTGCCCAACGCACGTCGCCCTGCAGTTAAAAAACCCGTGAAAGCTGCTCCGGCCGGAGGAAAGCCCGCCAAAAAGCCAGCCGCTCCTCTGCCAGCCGGCACTTTCTTTCCCATTGACTTTGGAGGCACCAACGGAGGGGCTATTGCCATCGCGAATTCCTTCAGTACCGGTGAGGGCGGATCCGCCACCAGCCACGCCATCGCTTACGGTTCCCCCGAGTCGGCCTCACGCCGTGTGCGTCCCAATCCCAGCAAGTTCCGCCACTAA
- the LOC6493858 gene encoding transcriptional regulatory protein AlgP isoform X1, with protein MKFSTALALLVIAGIAATGDALPARKNRQYLIPGMVYYQQPAAAEWYGSAPQQRIMYMQYVQPGRTHARSTQAASALVAGETVATGTYLRDCNHAESEVSAEAVQADDTLTAAGAHSATSVAEAYPDSEPVVQVSINADVAPQVETEAEPAPESNPSENDDASKVPRDLVFNDEEVAAAVPAPGPVADEESIVAPVAVESELPAPIAPVASVVPANRYLPAKKKVIVELDQSPEEDEEPQAAAFEDEQEVENAVSDDVEEDEEELSVPVKPVNPVRVPNARRPAVKKPVKAAPAGGKPAKKPAAPLPAGTFFPIDFGGTNGGAIAIANSFSTGEGGSATSHAIAYGSPESASRRVRPNPSKFRH; from the exons ATGAAGTTCAGTACTGCCTTGGCTCTGCTGGTGATCGCCGGCATCGCCGCCACTGGCGACGCCCTCCCGGCACGGAAGA ACCGGCAATACCTCATTCCAGGAATGGTATACTACCAGCAGCCTGCCGCCGCCGAGTGGTATGGCTCCGCCCCCCAGCAACGTATCATGTACATGCAGTACGTACAGCCAGGTCGTACCCACGCCCGCTCTACCCAAGCGGCCAGCGCGCTCGTGGCCGGCGAAACTGTCGCCACCGGAACTTACTTAAGAG ATTGCAATCACGCAGAATCTGAGGTCAGTGCCGAGGCAGTTCAGGCAGATGATACCTTAACCGCTGCTGGTGCCCATAGTGCCACATCCGTTGCCGAGGCATATCCAGACTCTGAGCCCGTCGTCCAGGTTTCCATCAATGCCGACGTAGCACCACAGGTCGAAACCGAGGCTGAACCTGCCCCAGAATCGAACCCCTCAGAGAACGATGATGCCTCTAAGGTGCCCCGCGATCTTGTGTTTAATGATGAGGAAGTTGCTGCCGCTGTACCCGCTCCCGGCCCCGTTGCTGACGAGGAGTCTATTGTtgctcctgttgctgttgAGTCCGAACTGCCCGCACCTATTGCTCCAGTAGCCAGCGTAGTGCCCGCCAACCGATACCTCCCCGCCAAGAAGAAGGTAATCGTCGAGTTGGACCAGTCGCCAGAGGAGGATGAGGAGCCCCAGGCCGCGGCTTTTGAAGATGAACAAGAAGTTGAGAACGCCGTGTCTGACGATGTCGAAGAAGACGAAGAGGAGCTATCCGTTCCCGTGAAGCCAGTCAATCCCGTTCGCGTGCCCAACGCACGTCGCCCTGCAGTTAAAAAACCCGTGAAAGCTGCTCCGGCCGGAGGAAAGCCCGCCAAAAAGCCAGCCGCTCCTCTGCCAGCCGGCACTTTCTTTCCCATTGACTTTGGAGGCACCAACGGAGGGGCTATTGCCATCGCGAATTCCTTCAGTACCGGTGAGGGCGGATCCGCCACCAGCCACGCCATCGCTTACGGTTCCCCCGAGTCGGCCTCACGCCGTGTGCGTCCCAATCCCAGCAAGTTCCGCCACTAA
- the LOC6493858 gene encoding magnetosome-associated protein MamJ isoform X4, with protein sequence MKFSTALALLVIAGIAATGDALPARKRMVYYQQPAAAEWYGSAPQQRIMYMQYVQPGRTHARSTQAASALVAGETVATGTYLRESEVSAEAVQADDTLTAAGAHSATSVAEAYPDSEPVVQVSINADVAPQVETEAEPAPESNPSENDDASKVPRDLVFNDEEVAAAVPAPGPVADEESIVAPVAVESELPAPIAPVASVVPANRYLPAKKKVIVELDQSPEEDEEPQAAAFEDEQEVENAVSDDVEEDEEELSVPVKPVNPVRVPNARRPAVKKPVKAAPAGGKPAKKPAAPLPAGTFFPIDFGGTNGGAIAIANSFSTGEGGSATSHAIAYGSPESASRRVRPNPSKFRH encoded by the exons ATGAAGTTCAGTACTGCCTTGGCTCTGCTGGTGATCGCCGGCATCGCCGCCACTGGCGACGCCCTCCCGGCACGGAAGA GAATGGTATACTACCAGCAGCCTGCCGCCGCCGAGTGGTATGGCTCCGCCCCCCAGCAACGTATCATGTACATGCAGTACGTACAGCCAGGTCGTACCCACGCCCGCTCTACCCAAGCGGCCAGCGCGCTCGTGGCCGGCGAAACTGTCGCCACCGGAACTTACTTAAGAG AATCTGAGGTCAGTGCCGAGGCAGTTCAGGCAGATGATACCTTAACCGCTGCTGGTGCCCATAGTGCCACATCCGTTGCCGAGGCATATCCAGACTCTGAGCCCGTCGTCCAGGTTTCCATCAATGCCGACGTAGCACCACAGGTCGAAACCGAGGCTGAACCTGCCCCAGAATCGAACCCCTCAGAGAACGATGATGCCTCTAAGGTGCCCCGCGATCTTGTGTTTAATGATGAGGAAGTTGCTGCCGCTGTACCCGCTCCCGGCCCCGTTGCTGACGAGGAGTCTATTGTtgctcctgttgctgttgAGTCCGAACTGCCCGCACCTATTGCTCCAGTAGCCAGCGTAGTGCCCGCCAACCGATACCTCCCCGCCAAGAAGAAGGTAATCGTCGAGTTGGACCAGTCGCCAGAGGAGGATGAGGAGCCCCAGGCCGCGGCTTTTGAAGATGAACAAGAAGTTGAGAACGCCGTGTCTGACGATGTCGAAGAAGACGAAGAGGAGCTATCCGTTCCCGTGAAGCCAGTCAATCCCGTTCGCGTGCCCAACGCACGTCGCCCTGCAGTTAAAAAACCCGTGAAAGCTGCTCCGGCCGGAGGAAAGCCCGCCAAAAAGCCAGCCGCTCCTCTGCCAGCCGGCACTTTCTTTCCCATTGACTTTGGAGGCACCAACGGAGGGGCTATTGCCATCGCGAATTCCTTCAGTACCGGTGAGGGCGGATCCGCCACCAGCCACGCCATCGCTTACGGTTCCCCCGAGTCGGCCTCACGCCGTGTGCGTCCCAATCCCAGCAAGTTCCGCCACTAA
- the LOC6493858 gene encoding magnetosome-associated protein MamJ isoform X3: protein MKFSTALALLVIAGIAATGDALPARKRMVYYQQPAAAEWYGSAPQQRIMYMQYVQPGRTHARSTQAASALVAGETVATGTYLRDCNHAESEVSAEAVQADDTLTAAGAHSATSVAEAYPDSEPVVQVSINADVAPQVETEAEPAPESNPSENDDASKVPRDLVFNDEEVAAAVPAPGPVADEESIVAPVAVESELPAPIAPVASVVPANRYLPAKKKVIVELDQSPEEDEEPQAAAFEDEQEVENAVSDDVEEDEEELSVPVKPVNPVRVPNARRPAVKKPVKAAPAGGKPAKKPAAPLPAGTFFPIDFGGTNGGAIAIANSFSTGEGGSATSHAIAYGSPESASRRVRPNPSKFRH, encoded by the exons ATGAAGTTCAGTACTGCCTTGGCTCTGCTGGTGATCGCCGGCATCGCCGCCACTGGCGACGCCCTCCCGGCACGGAAGA GAATGGTATACTACCAGCAGCCTGCCGCCGCCGAGTGGTATGGCTCCGCCCCCCAGCAACGTATCATGTACATGCAGTACGTACAGCCAGGTCGTACCCACGCCCGCTCTACCCAAGCGGCCAGCGCGCTCGTGGCCGGCGAAACTGTCGCCACCGGAACTTACTTAAGAG ATTGCAATCACGCAGAATCTGAGGTCAGTGCCGAGGCAGTTCAGGCAGATGATACCTTAACCGCTGCTGGTGCCCATAGTGCCACATCCGTTGCCGAGGCATATCCAGACTCTGAGCCCGTCGTCCAGGTTTCCATCAATGCCGACGTAGCACCACAGGTCGAAACCGAGGCTGAACCTGCCCCAGAATCGAACCCCTCAGAGAACGATGATGCCTCTAAGGTGCCCCGCGATCTTGTGTTTAATGATGAGGAAGTTGCTGCCGCTGTACCCGCTCCCGGCCCCGTTGCTGACGAGGAGTCTATTGTtgctcctgttgctgttgAGTCCGAACTGCCCGCACCTATTGCTCCAGTAGCCAGCGTAGTGCCCGCCAACCGATACCTCCCCGCCAAGAAGAAGGTAATCGTCGAGTTGGACCAGTCGCCAGAGGAGGATGAGGAGCCCCAGGCCGCGGCTTTTGAAGATGAACAAGAAGTTGAGAACGCCGTGTCTGACGATGTCGAAGAAGACGAAGAGGAGCTATCCGTTCCCGTGAAGCCAGTCAATCCCGTTCGCGTGCCCAACGCACGTCGCCCTGCAGTTAAAAAACCCGTGAAAGCTGCTCCGGCCGGAGGAAAGCCCGCCAAAAAGCCAGCCGCTCCTCTGCCAGCCGGCACTTTCTTTCCCATTGACTTTGGAGGCACCAACGGAGGGGCTATTGCCATCGCGAATTCCTTCAGTACCGGTGAGGGCGGATCCGCCACCAGCCACGCCATCGCTTACGGTTCCCCCGAGTCGGCCTCACGCCGTGTGCGTCCCAATCCCAGCAAGTTCCGCCACTAA